Sequence from the Gemmatimonas sp. genome:
GTGGGTCGTGCTGCATCTGGTGAAGAGCGCCGCCTCCACCCCTGGCGGGGCACTCTCCGATCGAATCGGCAGACGACCGCTGCTCGTTGCCGGGTGGATGCTCTATGCCGCGGTCTATGCCGGCTTTGCACTCGCCACTGCCGAGTGGCACGCGTGGGCGCTCTTTGCCACGTACGGCGTGGTGTTCGGACTCACCGAGGGCACCGAGAAGGCGCTGGTCGCCGACCTCGTACCGGCGGCGCAGCGGGGCACCGCGTTCGGCTGGTATCACGGCGTGGTGGGGGTGGCGGCGTTGCCGGCCAGCGTGCTCTTCGGCGCGGTGTGGGATGGCTGGTCGGCCAGCACCGCCTTCGGCATGGGCGCCACCGTGGCGCTGGCGGCCGCGGCGTGGATGGCCGCGACCGGCGGTACCACGCCTCAGCAGCAGCGAGAGCCGGTGGCCTTGTAGCGCGCCGTGAGGCGCTCGCGCTCGAACGTGGCACGGTCGAGCGGCGTGCACCCCGGATAGCGGTGCCGCATGTGCACGAGGTAGGTGTCGTAGTCGGGCACGCCGATCATGCGCCGCACCACCGC
This genomic interval carries:
- a CDS encoding YbdD/YjiX family protein → MPAAPVGTAPSPSASPSASPFRRWLAAWRRAAAVVRRMIGVPDYDTYLVHMRHRYPGCTPLDRATFERERLTARYKATGSRCC